CCAACCATTCTGAATTTATTATCAATCTTTTTGTTGCTCTCTCTTTCTAATTCTCTTCGATTAGCTATTTCTAACCATAAAGAATTTAAAAGTTCGTATAATTCTTATTCTCTCTTTTCAAGTTTAGCAATCTTCTCTTTATCCGCAGTATTACTTGTATTAGTCTTATTAGTTGTACTCTGAGTATTCCCTTTCTTATAATTAACTAAATATCTTCTTATATCTCTTCCTGTATCTGTATTCTCAATCAAAGCTAATTCGCAAGCCATATCAAGTGATAAAGCATAGTCATCTCCATACCAGATATAATCAACTCCATTTTGATAATCATATCTTTTAATTCTTCTTCTCATCCAGTCAGTAAAATAAGTTTTTACCTCTAGTTTAGTCCATAATTGTCTTGCACTAACTGCTGTTATTCCTGTTTTATCTTTAGATCCATCTTCATTAATAAAGCCTTTTACTTTCTCAAGTAACAATCCATCATCACAAGATAATACAGTTTCATTCTTT
The window above is part of the Fusobacterium sp. DD2 genome. Proteins encoded here:
- a CDS encoding antA/AntB antirepressor family protein, which codes for MLLEKVKGFINEDGSKDKTGITAVSARQLWTKLEVKTYFTDWMRRRIKRYDYQNGVDYIWYGDDYALSLDMACELALIENTDTGRDIRRYLVNYKKGNTQSTTNKTNTSNTADKEKIAKLEKRE